DNA sequence from the candidate division Zixibacteria bacterium HGW-Zixibacteria-1 genome:
TTATGAAAAAACTACTGATGATGATCCGGGCAATGTTGAAAAACAATTTACCCTTTAATCCTAACTATGCCCTTGACAGTTAAGACGGTATCTACTAAACTGAATCACCCGGAATATGATAAATTGTGTGAGTATGCAGAGAGGATCAGCGCGGTTTGAGGCGATATTAATGGGAGCGGGTTAAGAGGCAGGTGTCCGACGACACCTTCCTTACTTGACTGATTTTGGCAATAAATCAGACTAAAATTTATGCCGACCCGCTTTTTACCTTTAATGACATTAAATTGGCATCATCAATTATATAAGAGCAAGGGATTATAAGATGGAAATCAATTGGAACAATGTCATTTCAGATTTTACGAAAATTTTCTTTCCTGCATTGCTTGCAGGTTATTTTACATTCTTGGCCACAAAGAGACAGTTTGAGATAAAATTGAAAGAAATAAGAGAATCAAATGAATTTAATGCCAGAAAACTGCTTTTCGAATATTATTTAAGAAAATCTAAAGAAACTAATGAACAAATGTCTACATTTTTCAATGACATGGAAAGTTTTAAGAATCAAATGGCCCATTCAATTGAAACATCAAATAATTCTCAAAATGCCGTCAGATTTACAAAGAAATGGTTTTTGAAAAGCTGGGAATGGGAAATTAGACTGATTTTCGACGAAACGAAAAAAGAATATTTCAGTCTGAACAAAGATGAGCAAAATCAAAGACTAGAATCAAAACTTAAGGAAATAGAAGAAATTTTGAATAAGATCAATGAAATAGATGATTTTGAAGAACTGATAAGCAATATGTATGGCATTAAGCACTTGGGTTTTATTAATTACTATTGCTCCCAATTAAAATTGGAAAAATATGGAGTAGAAAACATTGAAAGATATCTATCATTGTGATATGATTTTAATGGGCCGCGCTCATTGGTGATACCATATCTTTTCCTGTTATTAATTTGCTTTCTTTTTATCGCAAGTCGCCAAAGAATTGAATCACCCGGATCATGATAAATTGTGTGAGTATGCGGAGAGAATCCGCGCGATTTGATTGAAATGTCTGTATAAGCCATCAAAATATTCCGGGGATGAGGCGTTTGGTGCGGGCGGAATAAGAGACGTATTCATCGCCGAAAGCATCAACAAGGGCCGCCTCTTCGATTCTGATACGGTAAAGGAAGGCGAACAGAATGGGGATGAAAATGACGGCCAGGCTGACATAACTGGCGAAAACCAGCCCCAGGCCCAGAAACGACAGCAGGCTGCCGGAATAGGCAGGGTGGCGAATGTGGTGATAGAGGCCCAGGTCGATAAGGCGGTGGCCGGCCATGATGGTGACATCGACGGTGAAATAATGCCGCAAGGTCAGAATGGCCGCCCAGCGCAGAACCAAGCCGGCTATAATGAAAATCAATCCGATAAATAAAAAATAGCGCCGCCCGAAAGGTATTGGAGCGATTCCTCTCAATCCCAGCCAGACGCCGGCAGTCACGGCAAGGGAAATAATTATCCAGAGAAAGCGGAGTGAGGAGCGATCGCGGCGATTGGTCGAGTCCGATCGGGAATGTTTAATTATCGCCAGGATAATTTCGGACATGACCCAGGCGATGGAAATGGCGATAGAAAAATACCATGTTTTCATAGACTTGCCAGAACTCTCTCCCCTAATTACGATTGAACTTCATTATGGTTGCGATATTACTCGAACAAAAGGCCCCGCCGATTGGCGGGGCCCTATTCGTTTATATGAGATCACTCACAAAGCAAATTGTCAGTCCAACTATTCTTCGTTAGCCTGCTTGATATCGGCGATAACCTTTTCCATGATTTCCCGCGGGACCTCTTCGTAATGCGAGAAGGTACGGCTGTAAACGCCCTGTCCGGAGGTCATCGAACGCAGGTCCACCGAGTAGTTGTAAAGCTCGGCCTGCGGGACAGTGGCCCGGATGCGGGTGTAGCGCCCTTCGGGATCCATGCCGGCAATCTTGCCGCGGCGCGACGAAAGGTCACCCATGACATCGCCGGTGAAATCCTCGGGAACGAGAATTTCCACCTTGCTGATCGGCTCAAGCAGGACCGGTTTACATTGCAGGAAACCTTCTTTGAAGGCCATTGAAGCGGCGATTTTAAAGGCCATATCGGAGGAGTCAACAGCGTGGTAGGAACCATAGAAAACGGCCACCCGGACATCGACGACCGGTGAGCCGGCCAGTCCGCCCGCTTCCATCGCCTCGACAACGCCCTTCTCCACCGACGGGATATATTTGCCGGGAATAACGCCGCCCTTGACTTCATCGGCAAAAACGAAGCCTTCGCCCCGGGGGACCGGCTCGATGCGGAGATGAACATCGCCATACTGACCGCGTCCGCCGCTCTGCTTTTTGTAGCGGTGCTGGATTTCAGTCTTGCCTTTGATGGTCTCGCGGTACGGGATACGCGGCTTGAAAGTATCCACTTCGACGCTATATTTTTTATGCAGTTTGCTGAGGACTATTTCGGTATGGGTCGAACCCTGGGTGAACAGAACCGTCTGTTTCAGGGCGGGGTCGATGACAATACTGAAAGTCGGGTCCTCATCGCGAAGTTTCTGGAGGCCGGTTGAAAGCTTTTCCTCGTCGCCTTTGGACTTGGGCTTGATGCCGACATCCATGACCGGTTCCGGAAATTCTACCGCCGGGACCGCCAGGCGCTTGTCTTTCGGGGCCAGGGTATCGCCGCCGGCAGTATTTTTAAGTTTGACCATGGCGCCGATATCACCGGCGTTGACCGCCTCGACTTCGGAGCGTTCTTTGCCGGTCACGGAGTAAACCTGGCCGATTCGTTCGGAGGCATTCTTGACATGATTATAGAGATCCAGGCCCTGATTAATCTTGCCGGAGATAACCTTGAAAAGCGAAATGTCACCGATATGCGCCTCCGAAATCGACTTGAAGACATAAGCTATAGGGGCGCCGGTGCTGACCATTTCGACCGTTTCGACCTCGTCGGAGCTGGTGTTCATCAGGTTCATCGGGGGCATGATATTCGGTGCCGGGAAATAATCGGTGATAAAATCGATCAGGGTCTGGACACCCGAATTGAGATCTGCGGAACCGAACAGGACCGGATAAACCAATTGTTTGGCAATTGCTTTTTTAAGGCCGGAAAGCATCTCGTCATTTGACAGCTCGCCCTGTTCGAAGAACTTCTCGAGAAGGGCATCGTCCGATTCGGCGACCGCTTCCATCAGCTTCTGCTGAGCCGCTTTGGCGGCAGCCATCAAATCGCCGGGGATATCGCCAACCGTGGGCTGGCCCTTATCGTCAAAGGTGATTCCTTTCATTTTGACGACATCGACGACCCCTTTGTAAGCGGGGCCTTCGCCGATCGTAATCTGGGCGGGGACGACTTTGAGGCCGTATCGTTCCTGGAGCTGGGCGACGACTTCAGCCGTCTTGACATGCTCTTTCTCGACTTTATTGACAAAGAAGATTCGGGGTACCTTGAATTTTTTGACATAGTTATAATGAATTTCGGTGCCGACCTCGATACCGGAATTGGCATTCAAAACAATAACCGCCGTTTCGGCCACATTTAATCCGACGATCAATTCTCCGATAAAATCCGGATGGCCGGGTAAATCCAGGACGTTGACCTTAAGATTTTTCCACGGACAGACCAGGATGGACATCGAGATTGAGCTTTTGCGATTGATTTCTTCTTCTGTGAAGTCGGACAGCGATGTTCCGTCATCGACCTTACCCAAGCGGTTGGAAATACCGGACGAGAAAGCGATGGCGTCGGCAAGGCTGGTTTTACCACATCCGCGCTGGCCAACAAGGGCAATAT
Encoded proteins:
- the fusA gene encoding elongation factor G — encoded protein: MKVFETDRIRNIALVGQRGCGKTSLADAIAFSSGISNRLGKVDDGTSLSDFTEEEINRKSSISMSILVCPWKNLKVNVLDLPGHPDFIGELIVGLNVAETAVIVLNANSGIEVGTEIHYNYVKKFKVPRIFFVNKVEKEHVKTAEVVAQLQERYGLKVVPAQITIGEGPAYKGVVDVVKMKGITFDDKGQPTVGDIPGDLMAAAKAAQQKLMEAVAESDDALLEKFFEQGELSNDEMLSGLKKAIAKQLVYPVLFGSADLNSGVQTLIDFITDYFPAPNIMPPMNLMNTSSDEVETVEMVSTGAPIAYVFKSISEAHIGDISLFKVISGKINQGLDLYNHVKNASERIGQVYSVTGKERSEVEAVNAGDIGAMVKLKNTAGGDTLAPKDKRLAVPAVEFPEPVMDVGIKPKSKGDEEKLSTGLQKLRDEDPTFSIVIDPALKQTVLFTQGSTHTEIVLSKLHKKYSVEVDTFKPRIPYRETIKGKTEIQHRYKKQSGGRGQYGDVHLRIEPVPRGEGFVFADEVKGGVIPGKYIPSVEKGVVEAMEAGGLAGSPVVDVRVAVFYGSYHAVDSSDMAFKIAASMAFKEGFLQCKPVLLEPISKVEILVPEDFTGDVMGDLSSRRGKIAGMDPEGRYTRIRATVPQAELYNYSVDLRSMTSGQGVYSRTFSHYEEVPREIMEKVIADIKQANEE
- a CDS encoding isoprenylcysteine carboxylmethyltransferase family protein — protein: MKTWYFSIAISIAWVMSEIILAIIKHSRSDSTNRRDRSSLRFLWIIISLAVTAGVWLGLRGIAPIPFGRRYFLFIGLIFIIAGLVLRWAAILTLRHYFTVDVTIMAGHRLIDLGLYHHIRHPAYSGSLLSFLGLGLVFASYVSLAVIFIPILFAFLYRIRIEEAALVDAFGDEYVSYSARTKRLIPGIF